From Dethiobacter alkaliphilus AHT 1, one genomic window encodes:
- a CDS encoding phosphoadenosine phosphosulfate reductase domain-containing protein, whose amino-acid sequence MSTQKERHILSLSGGKDSTALAIYMQGKIPNVEYIFCDTGEELPETYEYLEKLEAFLGQQIFRLNPDRPFTHYLDIYRGVLPDARTRWCTRMLKIKPFEDYVGTDKVVSYIAIRADEEHRKGYISTKPNIEPRYPFIEDGLNKEDVIQILEESGLGIPEYYKWRSRSGCYFCFFQQKIEWVGLLEKHPDLFEKAAAFEKDNPENGERRFTWIERESLYELADPSRVSQIKQNSLAKKANSCETKPQKLLDLFDDDEDDSSCLICHL is encoded by the coding sequence ATGAGTACACAAAAAGAACGACATATTTTGTCCCTATCCGGCGGAAAAGACAGCACTGCATTAGCTATCTATATGCAGGGGAAAATACCAAATGTAGAGTACATTTTCTGTGATACAGGTGAAGAGCTTCCCGAAACATATGAGTACCTAGAGAAGCTAGAAGCCTTTTTAGGTCAGCAAATTTTTAGACTTAATCCGGATAGGCCATTTACGCATTATCTTGATATATATAGGGGAGTTCTTCCAGATGCTAGAACAAGATGGTGCACTAGAATGCTTAAAATTAAGCCTTTTGAAGACTATGTAGGTACTGATAAAGTGGTAAGTTATATTGCAATTAGAGCTGATGAAGAGCATCGAAAAGGCTATATTTCAACTAAACCAAATATAGAACCGCGATACCCTTTTATTGAAGATGGCTTAAATAAAGAAGATGTTATACAAATTTTAGAAGAAAGCGGGCTTGGAATACCTGAGTATTATAAATGGAGATCACGGTCAGGATGCTATTTTTGTTTCTTCCAACAGAAAATAGAGTGGGTAGGTTTATTAGAAAAGCACCCCGATCTTTTTGAAAAAGCAGCTGCATTTGAGAAAGATAATCCAGAAAATGGTGAGCGCCGCTTTACTTGGATTGAAAGAGAGAGTTTATATGAGTTAGCTGACCCATCCAGAGTATCTCAAATTAAGCAAAATTCTTTGGCTAAGAAAGCAAATAGTTGCGAGACAAAGCCTCAGAAATTACTAGACCTTTTTGACGATGATGAGGATGATTCTTCTTGTCTAATTTGTCATCTTTAG
- a CDS encoding protein kinase domain-containing protein — MSVSINKAKEVIDKIKSMRKGGIVSPHKYIMLLSIIRILDENPNHENRFSFDEIEPVFLSLFNNHFESMPEYTKMLEHPFYYLQGDGFWSLKVLPSQEHRFHHYKNDKKRFTKNRIKETVEYGYFVTDIFELLKKKEVRSFLNMEIQNKLKHSIKNERYDNLETINNADVLKEEKSLFKHEQTAIDIIRNTIEKNNYGKIISNLLLFDKQSNNYLEYDVVLVTQFGVFVVELKHWSGHIEIAPYNWVVNHYSYRNDPHKINSFKSKVLKGIYQNEFRTYPSMYVQSVVVLTNPEATVEGYTTPKAAVEEKNHNPSFASIQDFIDYIKKSNETKKKVLNEQQVDNIVNYFKTLNQPKRDIKYTVPGYETLEYISQRQDCIELIARPVENKVNGLNRFRIFRPPLNASPEEKERFKKRAYNTMSSISQIGEHPNILKVWVIKNEEGDIVEGSEWSETGTLRDIINNSSQAPDVEKSLQICLSITRALNTAHESGVIHRNLRPENVLMFNDIPKLINFDLAYQIEDNRVTVIADASRLKDDGYIAPEILSGQDIDESTDYFNLGIIAYELYTGRKPFSSIRAFNSQGGILSEEASRILANSDAPENVKSVIKQLLIADRSKRLKDANVIFSAFGFEKDSQGLSISSGNLELKPYEQYDLYEIIEKIGEGGEAQIYKAKTLQFNPNIGEDEEKIVALKVFNKEVAREKIYREYGITKAIESAYTVRCERLGYKKNDRYFLVLDYLEGKTLRDYINNGVNPSQDEFLKVAYGIMDAIKAFHNYKVDEETPKPYLHNDIKPDNIVILPDGKPVLIDFGIAGEPRIDSFQGTSDYIPPDSILGVDMKFSQDGDLYSLGVTLWEWVFGEKPYDNPVIGAIPAFPKEAPFKLSEHLKSWFLKAVASEANTRFKNIEEMESAFKPSDKVKDHEFDKEKADESEPHIEEQVDALDEDSLTVKGDYENDFVFYLNSLSNVSAGNENATAESQALSKYFSKIAVRSSLTEYIHNVLLSEKRNVILTGNAGDGKTTIASQIRDKIQSDKQPLADIEELNEVNLIIVKDMSELNTQRRLDIVYQSINDTENRYLFISNSGTLLDTFSQLGKKGVKVQQETVLKALSSSEPSRLLDGQFEVINIGSINSINTACEVFKRMIANENWKKCAQCSLNTDCPMHFNVSLLQAKEEIVTERIALIYRRLYEYYVRLTMRQMVGHLAYSITGGLTCTEIASMSKIELKQSTSKFLFSNLFFGDDGQDASPIAQQLLPVRHVQSVGFGSFLDPLYERKIWINQNKDALIKEKLTEQFLERLSYLFDNVETNSSRRQVRRLLYFYGSMTEKKGRHFLSVFLRSPMLEKYVEYTGKNTKIASLEEKKYRMRILQVFQEFITNVRLPQGKWEKKTDNLYVTLNRAGFAAGTQIVLADFRLSDFTLRVKTKYQVAEEKNNILTLSYKDNNVNLDLDLPFLDYVARRYQGEIAEELSSYYSDRLNKFKVNLLNIADKNIDANNLSLLNIGNDRDFRMISISIEDGELEVIQ, encoded by the coding sequence ATGTCGGTTAGTATTAACAAGGCTAAAGAGGTTATTGATAAGATTAAATCTATGAGGAAAGGGGGTATTGTGAGCCCTCATAAATATATCATGCTTTTATCAATAATAAGAATTTTGGATGAAAACCCTAACCATGAAAATCGTTTTTCTTTCGACGAAATAGAGCCAGTATTTTTATCTCTTTTTAATAATCATTTTGAATCTATGCCAGAGTATACAAAAATGCTGGAGCATCCTTTTTATTATTTGCAAGGCGATGGCTTTTGGAGTCTCAAAGTTTTGCCAAGTCAAGAGCATCGTTTTCATCACTATAAAAATGATAAGAAACGGTTTACTAAAAATAGAATAAAAGAAACAGTGGAGTACGGCTATTTTGTTACTGATATTTTTGAACTGCTGAAAAAAAAAGAGGTGAGGTCATTTTTAAATATGGAAATCCAAAATAAGTTAAAGCACAGCATCAAAAACGAGAGATATGATAACTTAGAAACTATCAATAATGCTGACGTCTTAAAAGAGGAAAAAAGTTTATTTAAACATGAGCAAACCGCAATTGACATTATAAGAAACACAATAGAAAAAAATAATTATGGCAAAATAATTAGTAACCTACTACTTTTCGATAAACAATCTAACAATTATTTAGAATACGATGTAGTATTAGTTACTCAATTCGGTGTATTTGTTGTTGAACTTAAGCATTGGTCTGGACACATCGAAATAGCCCCTTACAATTGGGTAGTAAATCATTATAGTTATCGCAACGATCCGCATAAAATTAACAGCTTTAAGAGCAAAGTATTAAAAGGTATTTACCAAAATGAATTTAGAACATATCCAAGTATGTATGTGCAATCTGTAGTTGTATTAACCAATCCTGAAGCTACTGTAGAAGGTTATACGACCCCAAAGGCAGCAGTTGAGGAGAAGAATCATAATCCCTCTTTTGCATCTATCCAAGATTTTATTGATTATATAAAAAAGAGCAACGAAACCAAGAAAAAAGTATTAAATGAGCAACAAGTAGACAATATAGTCAATTATTTTAAAACTCTTAACCAACCTAAGAGAGATATTAAATATACAGTTCCTGGCTATGAGACGCTTGAATATATTTCGCAAAGGCAGGATTGCATTGAATTAATAGCTCGCCCTGTTGAAAATAAAGTAAATGGCCTAAATAGATTTCGTATATTTAGACCACCCCTAAACGCTTCTCCAGAAGAGAAAGAGCGTTTTAAAAAGCGTGCTTATAACACCATGAGCAGTATTTCACAAATAGGTGAACATCCTAATATTTTGAAGGTATGGGTTATTAAAAACGAAGAGGGAGATATCGTTGAAGGGTCAGAGTGGTCTGAGACTGGCACCCTACGGGATATTATCAACAATTCATCCCAGGCACCTGATGTTGAAAAATCTCTGCAGATATGTCTTTCTATTACCAGGGCGCTGAATACAGCACATGAATCAGGAGTAATACATCGGAATCTCCGCCCTGAAAATGTTTTGATGTTCAATGATATCCCTAAACTAATAAACTTTGATTTAGCCTATCAGATTGAGGATAACCGCGTAACGGTAATCGCAGATGCTAGCCGATTAAAAGATGACGGGTATATTGCCCCAGAAATTTTGTCAGGGCAGGATATAGATGAGAGCACTGATTATTTCAATTTAGGCATTATTGCTTATGAACTATATACAGGTCGTAAACCCTTTTCAAGCATCAGAGCATTTAATTCGCAGGGAGGTATTTTAAGCGAGGAAGCTTCGCGTATCCTCGCTAATTCAGATGCTCCAGAGAATGTTAAATCTGTTATTAAGCAACTCCTCATTGCTGATCGTAGTAAAAGATTAAAGGATGCAAATGTAATTTTTTCTGCTTTCGGTTTTGAAAAAGACAGTCAAGGTTTATCAATAAGCTCGGGGAATTTAGAATTAAAACCATATGAGCAATATGATCTTTATGAGATCATTGAGAAAATAGGGGAAGGGGGAGAGGCGCAGATATATAAAGCAAAAACCCTTCAATTTAACCCAAACATTGGTGAAGATGAAGAAAAAATTGTTGCTCTGAAAGTTTTTAACAAAGAAGTTGCTAGAGAAAAAATATATAGGGAATATGGGATAACTAAAGCTATTGAATCAGCATATACCGTCCGGTGTGAAAGATTAGGTTACAAAAAAAATGACCGTTATTTTCTCGTCCTTGATTATCTTGAAGGCAAAACTTTGCGGGATTATATTAACAATGGAGTTAACCCAAGCCAGGATGAATTTTTGAAAGTTGCTTATGGAATAATGGATGCAATAAAAGCATTCCACAATTACAAGGTAGATGAGGAAACTCCCAAACCATACCTGCATAATGATATCAAGCCAGATAATATAGTTATTTTGCCAGACGGCAAGCCAGTTTTAATCGATTTTGGCATTGCAGGGGAGCCTAGGATTGACTCCTTCCAGGGAACGAGTGATTATATACCGCCGGATAGTATTCTTGGAGTAGATATGAAGTTTTCTCAAGATGGAGATCTCTATTCGTTGGGAGTAACATTATGGGAGTGGGTTTTTGGTGAGAAGCCATATGATAATCCTGTTATTGGAGCAATACCTGCTTTTCCAAAAGAAGCACCCTTTAAGCTTTCCGAGCACTTAAAAAGTTGGTTTTTAAAAGCAGTAGCATCTGAGGCTAATACCCGTTTCAAGAACATTGAAGAAATGGAGTCAGCTTTTAAACCGAGTGATAAAGTCAAAGACCATGAATTTGACAAAGAAAAAGCAGATGAATCTGAGCCTCATATAGAAGAACAGGTAGATGCTCTTGATGAAGATAGCTTAACAGTTAAAGGTGATTACGAAAATGACTTTGTTTTTTACCTAAATTCTTTGTCTAATGTTTCTGCAGGAAACGAAAATGCTACAGCTGAGTCGCAAGCTCTAAGCAAGTATTTTTCCAAAATAGCAGTGCGTAGCTCTTTAACGGAGTATATTCATAATGTCCTTCTTTCTGAAAAACGTAATGTTATTTTGACCGGTAATGCAGGTGACGGAAAAACCACTATCGCCTCACAAATCAGGGATAAAATACAAAGCGATAAACAACCACTTGCAGATATTGAAGAGCTTAATGAAGTGAATTTAATTATTGTTAAAGATATGAGTGAACTGAACACACAAAGAAGATTAGATATAGTGTATCAGTCTATAAATGACACTGAAAATAGGTATTTGTTTATATCAAATTCAGGCACTCTACTAGATACTTTTTCTCAACTGGGAAAAAAAGGGGTTAAGGTTCAACAAGAAACTGTATTAAAAGCTCTCTCAAGTAGTGAACCATCAAGATTGTTGGATGGCCAGTTTGAAGTTATCAACATAGGGAGTATAAATAGTATTAATACAGCTTGTGAAGTATTTAAGCGTATGATAGCCAACGAAAATTGGAAAAAGTGCGCCCAATGCTCTTTAAATACTGATTGCCCGATGCATTTTAATGTATCGTTATTACAAGCAAAAGAAGAAATAGTTACTGAGCGTATAGCATTAATCTATAGGCGACTATATGAGTATTATGTTCGATTAACAATGAGACAAATGGTTGGGCATTTAGCTTATTCAATAACTGGAGGTCTTACTTGCACGGAAATAGCTTCAATGTCTAAAATTGAATTGAAGCAGTCTACCTCTAAATTTTTATTCTCCAACCTATTTTTCGGTGATGATGGTCAAGATGCTTCTCCGATTGCTCAGCAGTTGCTGCCCGTTAGACACGTGCAATCAGTAGGTTTTGGCTCTTTCTTAGATCCTTTATATGAAAGAAAAATTTGGATTAATCAAAACAAGGATGCACTCATAAAGGAGAAACTTACTGAACAATTCCTTGAAAGATTGTCATATCTGTTTGATAATGTGGAAACGAATAGCTCGCGACGACAGGTAAGACGATTATTATACTTTTATGGTTCTATGACAGAAAAGAAAGGACGTCATTTTCTGTCAGTATTTCTGCGATCTCCAATGTTAGAAAAGTATGTAGAATATACTGGTAAAAATACCAAAATAGCTTCATTGGAAGAAAAAAAATACCGCATGAGAATACTTCAGGTCTTTCAGGAATTCATCACCAATGTTAGATTACCACAAGGGAAATGGGAGAAAAAAACAGACAATTTATATGTTACTTTAAATAGAGCAGGTTTTGCAGCAGGAACACAGATTGTATTAGCTGATTTTAGACTATCTGATTTCACATTAAGAGTGAAAACTAAATATCAGGTTGCTGAAGAAAAAAATAATATTCTAACTTTAAGTTATAAAGACAATAATGTTAATTTAGATTTAGATCTGCCGTTCCTTGATTATGTAGCAAGAAGATATCAGGGTGAGATTGCTGAAGAACTGTCATCGTACTATTCAGACAGGCTTAATAAATTTAAGGTCAATTTGCTAAACATAGCAGATAAAAACATAGATGCGAATAATCTTAGCCTTTTAAACATTGGTAATGATAGAGATTTTAGGATGATAAGTATAAGCATTGAGGACGGTGAACTGGAGGTAATACAATGA
- a CDS encoding ATP-binding protein produces the protein MKYLIETLVDFIKGECTAKTGKVVFVLPSYTSEILLGVGSELEEHFENIPGRKIQFKYGIAYKLGQKWQNSSSADRANFELVKNKGWYNEDDNLTEYRNTQKQEGYDNLVVVMAGYEYINDRESLRDFFHLDQHAVWNICLKKSFKSWLKKCLENQIDVDDSEEDINKIEDILITLHVNGLADLIRISSYLEQQDISVAMDGNDVYKLVLSNLSSFKLPRLIGLSTRYAKKKTFAHYLENSLNFFSYSMFLESNAREKIISKVNKFKEELGNGEIEQPDEDHLGEFHNIEEVVDTLKEYIEKRSEESKKKLYTVDFVFLLEKIIEFKKNGSTSSTKKNPKKLKGLPLDVFLRGIWLTLGDFKDELKSSSMFIGEDLKGITVSSISFRHDFEGGGDDDELSENEKAKYFLTQIIGGIDEFLKEHINIELDLNDEKVAIDFASNLSPQNNDDLTYKKSHTAEPWLKFQVIVHADQAKSIKREFTWALPPNHQCRIVASLIENVVKVYKGNALPAFGLPYMSEIFSASEEEEANRIMNTALQKNFIFFDLLNLPGIDKKDQVKKLLLDLSYSYQKFLLDSVESGFFSALNSQYDNLRRHFTNAYTTFLDSRSTSELAPILFKAFLIVSDEEMKLTDWGWRDNIMGAVVTPLHPALLEMIRHQHIFLCDSFRIYVQDALTQPKSKMLTEKSWSRVMDLATLNRPIYGVLEKNQILNTNAKSYGYLHLIGELHGDSTFLDSRLLLEYEEDEEDVTDAELFEETRTSRLVRQTLANYCELYPFARDGLSLGAYCGKDIQAVIAGIDSFLKQILSDEKDKEYTIALTVFSDSRDDSAVMRWINAWKDRWQAAELSSNKNYYSNCNISIHYKVVSSEESYSQFEKLLRDTEFDIMVFADFIKSDESKFVPLEEEVGGLQDYRKFPVLEKTCCKITGGGKDQQRERVLSNPRFRLGLFHAEVMAYLKSGTSEKSHAVISKSDYIPWIKVVDEAHKQSTWVVCIDPAIDEQLLYKDATKREIIGLGTGVGPHGENNFTVSTEKFSLVDIKQKISELIASLYEDLSHEDSEKVADRLVEQAFQIAGLSIVKATGPDRFIRELVANSIVRKLVDRDESVFCDEIISLDAFSHWFNDFEKRPDLLRVKARIVDGYFDIEAQIIECKLAMYNEGFLEKAREQIESGLRQLVSNFRPRGKTPLGIEEDVNVKPDQRYWWMQLHRLIANKGETDKSNYQKAILALERLSEGFYNIKWQAAAVAFWNDIDNNILEHNQEWQFNLGGQELCISVVSAGKHFIKAVSLEEAVATIFNDSALQYQHDLHTRLDKKIEIEEGDVTEEEKGDGEQKGESAIVTQQLQEEKVEVEKEIIEVKDKVHEKKLPDRILLGTYASGREIYWEFGHPDLPNRHILVFGASGTGKTYTIQALLCELSKFSQNSIIVDYTNGFTNKQLEPVVVEKLKPRQHIIRNEALALNPFRQQSDFIDDMELTENPTNTAQRVTSVFVEVYQLGDQQKSALYNAIRTGITKEGSSFTLAQLINELEAIQAAGGPTAKSAASVISKIQPFVDMTPFGEEDPESWEKLYNDAVANCHIIQLAGFAKDTSRLITEFSLIDLYWYYRAKGNKNDPKVIVLDEIQNLDHRLESPIGQFLTEGRKFGISLILATQTLSNLGKDERDRLFQAGHKLFFKPADTEVRSFAQILSDATGLKSEEWVERLTSLKRGECYSLGYAYNEQTKKLEVGKSFKIKIKALEERF, from the coding sequence ATGAAGTATTTAATAGAAACACTTGTTGACTTTATAAAGGGTGAATGTACAGCTAAAACAGGCAAAGTAGTTTTTGTACTGCCTTCTTATACTTCCGAAATATTGCTCGGTGTGGGAAGTGAGCTTGAAGAGCATTTTGAAAATATCCCTGGTAGGAAGATCCAATTCAAGTACGGGATAGCTTATAAGTTGGGTCAAAAATGGCAGAACAGTTCTTCTGCGGATAGAGCTAATTTTGAGTTGGTAAAGAATAAGGGCTGGTATAATGAGGATGATAATTTAACTGAATACCGTAATACACAAAAACAAGAAGGCTACGACAATTTGGTTGTAGTTATGGCTGGCTATGAGTATATTAACGATCGGGAAAGCTTAAGAGACTTTTTTCACCTCGATCAACATGCGGTGTGGAATATATGTCTGAAGAAATCTTTTAAGAGCTGGCTTAAAAAATGCTTAGAAAATCAAATTGATGTGGATGATAGCGAAGAAGACATAAATAAAATAGAAGATATTTTAATAACGCTTCACGTTAATGGTCTGGCAGATCTGATTAGAATAAGTTCTTATTTGGAGCAGCAAGACATTTCTGTCGCTATGGATGGCAATGACGTTTACAAATTGGTTTTAAGCAATCTTTCCTCATTTAAATTGCCTCGGCTTATTGGCCTTTCTACGCGATATGCAAAGAAAAAAACATTTGCCCATTATTTAGAGAATTCGCTTAACTTTTTTAGTTACAGCATGTTTTTAGAATCTAATGCAAGAGAAAAAATTATCAGCAAGGTTAATAAGTTTAAAGAAGAGCTAGGCAATGGGGAAATAGAACAGCCGGACGAGGATCATTTGGGAGAGTTTCACAATATTGAGGAAGTAGTCGATACTCTAAAGGAATATATAGAAAAACGCTCAGAGGAATCAAAGAAAAAGCTTTATACTGTTGACTTTGTTTTTTTACTTGAGAAAATAATTGAATTTAAGAAGAATGGCTCAACAAGCTCAACAAAAAAGAACCCAAAAAAATTAAAAGGGCTGCCTCTTGATGTTTTTCTGCGGGGGATCTGGTTAACTTTAGGTGATTTCAAAGACGAGCTGAAGTCCAGTTCCATGTTTATTGGGGAAGATCTAAAAGGCATTACTGTTAGTAGTATCTCTTTTCGTCATGATTTTGAAGGCGGCGGAGATGACGATGAGTTATCGGAAAATGAGAAAGCTAAATACTTTCTAACACAAATTATTGGTGGGATTGATGAATTCCTCAAAGAACATATAAATATTGAACTGGATCTAAACGATGAAAAAGTAGCGATTGATTTTGCTTCAAACCTTAGTCCTCAAAATAATGATGATTTAACGTATAAAAAATCACATACAGCAGAGCCTTGGTTAAAGTTTCAGGTTATTGTTCACGCTGATCAAGCGAAGTCGATAAAAAGAGAGTTTACATGGGCTTTACCGCCTAATCACCAGTGCCGTATTGTAGCAAGCTTAATAGAAAATGTGGTTAAGGTTTATAAGGGTAATGCGCTGCCGGCATTTGGGTTACCCTATATGTCTGAAATTTTTTCTGCCAGTGAAGAAGAAGAAGCCAATCGAATTATGAATACAGCGTTACAAAAAAACTTTATCTTTTTCGACCTTCTTAATCTTCCGGGTATAGATAAAAAAGACCAAGTTAAGAAGCTGCTTCTAGATCTATCTTATTCATATCAAAAGTTTTTACTTGACTCAGTAGAGTCGGGCTTTTTCAGTGCGCTTAATTCACAGTACGATAATCTTCGCAGACATTTTACTAATGCCTATACTACATTTTTAGATTCGCGGTCTACTAGTGAATTAGCCCCTATTCTCTTTAAAGCGTTTCTTATTGTGTCAGATGAAGAAATGAAACTTACTGATTGGGGCTGGAGAGATAATATAATGGGTGCTGTAGTAACTCCTCTACATCCAGCATTGCTAGAAATGATTCGTCATCAGCACATTTTTTTGTGTGACAGTTTCCGGATTTATGTGCAAGATGCATTGACGCAACCCAAAAGTAAAATGTTAACAGAAAAAAGTTGGTCTCGAGTGATGGATTTAGCTACATTAAATCGGCCAATTTATGGGGTGTTGGAAAAAAATCAGATATTAAATACAAATGCTAAAAGCTATGGATATCTTCATCTAATAGGCGAATTGCACGGAGATAGCACATTTCTAGATTCTCGGCTGTTACTTGAATATGAGGAAGATGAAGAAGACGTAACTGATGCAGAATTGTTTGAAGAAACCCGTACCTCCCGTCTTGTAAGGCAGACCCTAGCAAATTATTGCGAATTATATCCTTTCGCAAGAGACGGGTTAAGTTTGGGCGCTTATTGTGGCAAGGATATACAGGCAGTTATTGCCGGAATCGATTCTTTTCTTAAGCAGATCTTATCTGATGAAAAGGATAAGGAGTATACGATAGCTCTGACTGTTTTTTCAGATAGCCGGGATGATTCCGCTGTTATGCGTTGGATAAACGCTTGGAAGGATAGATGGCAAGCAGCAGAATTGTCAAGCAATAAGAATTATTACAGTAATTGCAACATTTCTATTCATTACAAAGTCGTTTCTTCAGAGGAAAGCTACTCACAGTTTGAAAAGTTGCTAAGGGATACAGAATTTGACATAATGGTTTTCGCTGATTTCATAAAATCCGACGAAAGCAAGTTTGTCCCCTTAGAAGAGGAAGTAGGCGGTTTACAAGATTATCGAAAATTCCCTGTCCTTGAAAAAACCTGCTGTAAGATTACCGGAGGGGGAAAAGATCAACAACGAGAGAGGGTCTTAAGTAATCCAAGGTTCCGTTTGGGTCTGTTCCATGCTGAGGTTATGGCATATTTAAAGAGTGGTACATCAGAAAAGAGTCATGCAGTTATTAGTAAAAGCGATTACATACCGTGGATTAAGGTTGTAGATGAGGCTCATAAACAAAGTACGTGGGTTGTTTGTATTGACCCCGCTATAGACGAACAGTTGTTGTATAAAGACGCTACAAAGCGAGAGATCATAGGTTTAGGTACAGGTGTGGGGCCTCATGGTGAAAACAATTTTACTGTTTCTACAGAGAAGTTTTCTTTGGTAGATATTAAACAAAAAATAAGTGAACTAATTGCGTCATTATACGAAGATTTGAGTCATGAGGACAGTGAAAAGGTCGCAGACCGCTTAGTGGAGCAGGCCTTCCAAATTGCAGGTCTTTCTATAGTTAAGGCCACGGGACCAGACCGGTTTATACGTGAATTAGTTGCCAATTCTATTGTTAGGAAATTAGTTGATAGAGATGAAAGTGTTTTTTGTGATGAGATTATATCTTTGGATGCATTTTCCCATTGGTTTAACGATTTTGAGAAGCGTCCTGATCTCTTGAGAGTTAAAGCAAGAATCGTTGATGGCTATTTTGATATAGAAGCGCAGATAATTGAATGTAAGTTAGCTATGTACAATGAAGGCTTTCTCGAAAAGGCAAGAGAGCAGATTGAGAGTGGCCTTAGGCAGTTAGTATCAAATTTCCGCCCTAGAGGCAAAACCCCTTTAGGTATTGAAGAAGATGTTAATGTTAAGCCGGATCAGCGCTATTGGTGGATGCAACTACATCGTCTTATTGCTAATAAAGGTGAGACAGATAAGTCAAATTACCAAAAGGCAATTTTGGCACTAGAGCGTCTTAGTGAGGGTTTCTACAATATAAAGTGGCAAGCAGCAGCAGTGGCATTTTGGAATGATATTGACAACAATATTTTAGAGCATAACCAAGAATGGCAGTTCAACTTAGGAGGACAGGAATTATGTATTTCAGTGGTATCAGCTGGGAAACATTTTATTAAAGCTGTTAGCCTAGAAGAAGCTGTAGCAACTATTTTTAATGATTCTGCTTTACAATATCAACATGACCTCCATACTAGGTTAGATAAAAAGATAGAAATAGAAGAAGGCGATGTAACCGAGGAAGAAAAGGGTGATGGGGAGCAGAAAGGAGAATCTGCCATCGTAACCCAACAACTACAAGAGGAAAAAGTGGAAGTAGAAAAAGAAATTATTGAAGTTAAAGACAAGGTACACGAAAAGAAATTGCCAGACAGAATTTTGTTAGGAACATATGCTTCCGGTAGAGAAATATATTGGGAATTTGGCCATCCTGATTTGCCAAACCGGCATATTCTCGTTTTTGGTGCCTCAGGTACAGGGAAAACTTACACCATACAGGCATTACTGTGTGAGCTAAGTAAGTTTTCACAGAACAGTATTATTGTCGACTATACCAATGGTTTTACGAATAAGCAGCTGGAGCCTGTAGTAGTAGAAAAGTTAAAGCCACGACAGCACATCATTCGTAACGAAGCTTTGGCATTAAATCCATTTAGACAGCAATCAGATTTTATTGATGATATGGAGCTGACAGAAAACCCCACAAATACTGCCCAAAGGGTAACTAGCGTTTTCGTTGAAGTATACCAACTGGGTGATCAGCAAAAATCAGCGCTCTATAATGCCATTCGTACGGGTATAACCAAAGAAGGTAGCAGCTTTACTTTAGCTCAGCTAATTAATGAGCTTGAAGCAATTCAAGCCGCAGGAGGCCCTACTGCTAAATCAGCTGCAAGTGTGATCAGTAAAATCCAACCATTTGTTGATATGACTCCCTTTGGTGAAGAAGACCCTGAAAGTTGGGAAAAACTTTACAATGATGCGGTGGCGAATTGCCATATTATTCAGCTTGCTGGCTTTGCTAAAGATACATCACGATTAATAACCGAATTTTCCTTGATTGACTTGTATTGGTATTATCGTGCAAAAGGAAACAAAAATGATCCAAAGGTAATCGTTCTCGATGAGATTCAAAATCTTGACCATCGCTTAGAAAGCCCTATTGGTCAGTTTTTGACCGAGGGCAGGAAGTTTGGCATATCACTGATCTTAGCCACACAAACCCTTAGCAATTTAGGAAAAGATGAGAGGGATCGATTATTCCAGGCGGGCCACAAACTATTCTTCAAGCCAGCGGACACAGAGGTGCGTTCATTTGCACAAATTCTCTCTGATGCAACTGGATTAAAAAGTGAGGAATGGGTAGAACGCCTTACTTCACTTAAGCGTGGGGAATGCTATTCTCTTGGTTATGCATACAATGAGCAAACTAAAAAACTGGAAGTGGGAAAAAGCTTCAAAATAAAAATTAAAGCACTTGAAGAAAGGTTTTAG